The Brevibacillus brevis genome contains a region encoding:
- a CDS encoding M15 family metallopeptidase — MNKNRTSSFAIIAALSVALLSGCEPPSLSGLLSSESNGQSAGEGTQSTTVEPNNEETARPQRASLAETIKDVDGVPTVTNATDLSVVVNKQRALPADYIPPDLVEPNVPFPFDEKVEKRLLRAEAAQALEELFAKAKTEGIELYAVSGYRSYKTQRSLYETYVRTQGAEHAAAYSAVPGKSEHQTGLAMDVSGYDANTRLEESFGETPEGIWLAANCADFGFVIRYLKGKEDTTGYAYEPWHLRYVGKEMAKEIMAGGLTLEDYLSEAAIAHK; from the coding sequence ATGAACAAAAATCGCACCAGCAGTTTCGCGATCATCGCAGCACTATCAGTAGCACTACTCAGTGGATGTGAACCTCCCTCATTGAGTGGATTGTTATCCAGCGAGTCGAATGGACAGTCCGCGGGAGAGGGAACGCAGTCAACGACAGTTGAACCAAATAACGAGGAGACAGCACGTCCCCAACGGGCATCTCTTGCAGAGACGATAAAAGATGTGGATGGAGTGCCAACCGTTACGAATGCAACAGATCTCTCGGTTGTCGTAAATAAACAGCGGGCATTGCCTGCCGATTATATTCCACCGGATTTGGTAGAGCCAAATGTGCCGTTCCCTTTTGATGAAAAAGTAGAGAAGCGATTGCTGAGAGCAGAAGCTGCACAAGCATTAGAAGAACTGTTTGCCAAAGCAAAGACAGAAGGTATTGAACTGTACGCCGTTTCTGGCTACCGCTCGTATAAGACCCAAAGATCGCTGTACGAAACGTATGTAAGGACGCAAGGTGCTGAACATGCAGCTGCCTACAGTGCCGTACCTGGAAAGAGTGAGCATCAGACTGGCTTGGCAATGGATGTGTCTGGCTATGATGCAAATACACGCTTGGAAGAATCATTTGGTGAGACGCCTGAAGGAATATGGCTGGCAGCCAACTGTGCGGACTTTGGGTTTGTCATTCGTTATTTGAAGGGCAAGGAAGATACGACTGGATATGCGTATGAGCCTTGGCATTTGCGTTATGTAGGGAAGGAAATGGCGAAAGAAATTATGGCAGGTGGCCTCACTTTGGAGGATTATTTATCTGAAGCGGCAATTGCCCACAAATAA
- the lepB gene encoding signal peptidase I codes for MEQTNPTPKWKVELLDWLKSFVLIGGLTAFIYVFVMAPYVVQGRSMESTLHDRERVIVNKAIYYLKEPQPGDIVIVHPDATGDNWIKRVVAVAGDTVEAKNDQVYVNGQPLSEEYLVENKLKASTAGVTLTEDFDPVKIPEGSVFVMGDNRNNSMDSRVIGPVQLDHVVGRAEVVYWPLSQIRLPR; via the coding sequence ATGGAACAAACCAACCCTACACCAAAATGGAAAGTAGAATTGCTTGATTGGTTAAAATCGTTTGTCTTGATTGGCGGATTGACTGCCTTTATCTACGTATTTGTCATGGCTCCCTACGTCGTCCAAGGGCGTTCCATGGAAAGTACGTTGCATGACCGCGAGCGTGTCATCGTAAACAAAGCGATTTACTACCTCAAAGAACCGCAGCCTGGCGATATCGTCATCGTTCATCCGGATGCAACTGGCGACAACTGGATCAAGCGCGTGGTCGCAGTAGCTGGTGATACGGTTGAAGCCAAAAATGATCAAGTGTATGTCAATGGCCAGCCGCTCAGCGAAGAGTATTTGGTCGAAAACAAGCTTAAAGCTTCAACAGCAGGTGTGACATTAACCGAAGATTTTGATCCTGTGAAGATTCCTGAGGGCAGTGTGTTTGTTATGGGGGATAATCGCAACAACAGTATGGACAGCCGCGTCATTGGCCCTGTTCAACTGGATCATGTAGTAGGACGTGCAGAGGTCGTTTATTGGCCGCTATCCCAGATTCGCCTCCCGCGTTAA
- a CDS encoding MarR family winged helix-turn-helix transcriptional regulator: MSNMSRASKLEELDRVFVEIARFFINNWLEEESISPKQFILLRVLHQKGRSTVSELATILKLSNSATTIALNRLVKAGFIDRIRDEQDRRVVWVTLSQQAIPTLEGLLCDRRALVGKLLENLNDDELEQFTYFLRKMQQSI; this comes from the coding sequence GTGAGCAATATGTCCCGTGCCAGTAAACTTGAGGAACTGGATCGAGTATTTGTCGAAATTGCTCGTTTCTTTATTAACAATTGGCTAGAAGAAGAGTCAATCAGTCCGAAGCAGTTTATCTTGCTGCGTGTGCTACATCAAAAAGGACGAAGCACAGTTTCTGAGCTGGCGACCATTTTGAAACTGTCCAATAGTGCCACCACCATTGCACTCAATCGGTTAGTGAAGGCTGGTTTTATCGACCGTATCCGAGACGAACAGGATCGACGTGTAGTGTGGGTCACGTTATCACAACAGGCGATTCCGACTCTGGAAGGACTTTTGTGCGACAGGAGAGCGCTAGTAGGAAAGCTGCTGGAGAATCTGAACGACGACGAGTTAGAGCAGTTTACTTATTTCCTCAGGAAAATGCAGCAGTCCATATAG
- a CDS encoding DUF4025 domain-containing protein produces the protein MAGYDKEQAQSMARELDSEDAGGAVYYQEADEYTAGLATTQELVSDMYKMGTIEDKEQTM, from the coding sequence ATGGCAGGTTATGATAAAGAGCAGGCTCAATCCATGGCGAGAGAGTTGGACAGTGAGGATGCAGGCGGAGCCGTCTACTATCAAGAGGCAGACGAATATACAGCTGGACTGGCAACGACGCAGGAGCTGGTCAGTGACATGTACAAGATGGGAACCATTGAGGACAAGGAACAGACGATGTAA
- a CDS encoding aminopeptidase — protein MRDSRLDQLAYNLVNYSVRVQPGENILINAKGDTPDLVQALVREIYKAGGSPYVQLIDPAVSREIAMNCNEEQLKTMAQHEVELMEKMQGYIGIRAANNINEMADVPSDKLGIYSRLYELPVMNVRVPKTKWVVLRYPNPSMAQLANMSTAAFEDFYFQVCNLDYAKMDKAMDSLVDLMNRTDKVRLVGPETDLTFSIKDIPAVKCAGLRNIPDGEVYTAPVKDSVNGVITHNAPTPYHGFTFENVRLTFKDGKIVEATANDTERLNQILDTDEGARFIGEFAIGVNPYIRNPMKDILFDEKIDGSFHFTPGQCYDEAYNGNKSSVHWDMVSIQRPDWGGGEIWFDDVLIRKDGRFVIAELECLNPENLKG, from the coding sequence ATGAGAGACTCACGATTAGATCAATTAGCGTACAATCTGGTTAACTATTCTGTACGAGTACAGCCAGGGGAAAACATTTTGATCAACGCGAAAGGGGACACACCGGATTTGGTGCAAGCCCTCGTGCGTGAGATTTACAAAGCAGGCGGCAGTCCTTATGTTCAATTGATTGATCCCGCCGTAAGCCGAGAAATCGCAATGAATTGCAATGAAGAGCAGTTGAAGACCATGGCTCAACATGAGGTTGAACTCATGGAGAAAATGCAGGGTTACATCGGAATTCGTGCAGCGAACAACATCAATGAGATGGCTGATGTTCCAAGTGACAAGCTCGGCATCTATTCTCGCTTGTATGAGCTGCCAGTGATGAACGTGCGCGTGCCTAAAACGAAGTGGGTTGTTCTTCGTTATCCAAATCCTTCTATGGCACAGCTTGCGAACATGTCTACAGCAGCTTTTGAAGATTTTTACTTCCAAGTATGCAACCTGGATTACGCGAAAATGGACAAAGCAATGGACAGTCTGGTTGACTTGATGAATCGCACAGACAAGGTACGCTTGGTAGGACCTGAAACGGATCTCACCTTCTCAATCAAGGACATTCCTGCTGTGAAATGTGCGGGCCTGCGCAATATTCCAGATGGTGAAGTGTATACAGCGCCTGTGAAGGATTCCGTAAATGGTGTTATCACTCATAATGCGCCAACACCATACCACGGCTTTACTTTCGAAAATGTTCGCCTGACCTTCAAGGACGGTAAAATTGTGGAAGCAACAGCGAACGATACCGAACGCTTGAATCAAATTTTGGATACGGACGAGGGAGCGCGCTTCATTGGGGAGTTCGCTATCGGTGTGAATCCTTACATTCGCAACCCGATGAAAGATATCTTGTTTGATGAAAAAATAGACGGAAGCTTCCACTTCACGCCTGGTCAATGCTATGACGAAGCATACAATGGCAACAAATCGTCTGTGCACTGGGATATGGTTTCCATCCAGCGTCCGGATTGGGGCGGAGGGGAAATCTGGTTTGATGACGTCCTGATTCGCAAAGATGGTCGTTTTGTCATTGCAGAGCTTGAATGTCTGAATCCAGAAAACTTGAAAGGGTAA
- a CDS encoding isoprenylcysteine carboxyl methyltransferase family protein: protein MLLFFGFVMAAVVLQRLVELLIAVRNARYIRSKGGYEVGASYYKYIVLLHLLFFLSLIFEVVGKDSAVVLPSWWAVPFSLFLIAQGLRYWCIHSLGKRWNTRIFILPGEAPIKRGPYRFIRHPNYLVVSLELLLLPLTFSAVATALTFSLLNAWLLLRIRIPLEEASVYDGHSES, encoded by the coding sequence ATGTTGCTCTTCTTTGGATTCGTCATGGCTGCAGTCGTGTTGCAGCGACTGGTCGAGCTTCTCATTGCCGTGAGGAATGCCCGCTATATCCGCTCAAAAGGAGGCTACGAGGTTGGGGCGAGTTATTACAAATATATCGTCCTGCTTCATCTTCTCTTTTTTCTCTCGCTTATTTTCGAAGTGGTGGGAAAAGACAGCGCCGTGGTTCTGCCCTCTTGGTGGGCGGTTCCATTCAGCCTGTTTTTGATCGCGCAAGGGCTTCGTTACTGGTGTATTCACAGTTTGGGCAAACGGTGGAATACCCGCATCTTCATACTCCCGGGCGAGGCTCCGATCAAGCGAGGTCCTTATCGCTTCATTCGTCACCCCAACTACTTGGTCGTATCGCTTGAGCTGCTCCTACTCCCTCTTACATTTTCCGCTGTGGCAACTGCCCTGACGTTTTCTCTTTTGAATGCCTGGCTGCTCCTGCGCATACGGATTCCCTTGGAAGAAGCAAGCGTCTACGATGGTCATAGCGAGTCATAA
- a CDS encoding type III polyketide synthase, whose amino-acid sequence MPRIEAVATAVPSHEITQEDSMRLARLFFQDAFPDIDRLLHVFAHSHIQKRHFSMPMDWFLEDRPFAEKNQLYIEHAEALAEEAARKCLMKAGVEPSSIDCLMFVSSTGIATPSLDSRLIHRLGLRSQATRVPLWGLGCAGGAMGLSRACEYTQAYPTRRVLLVSVELCGLTFIRQDLSKSNLVATCLFGDGAAAVLIEGDQVLSSSDIPKVQFCDARTTTWPDTVDVMGWELTDPGLKVIFSRDIPTLIRSSMRENVESFLSPHGVSIDHLRHFIFHPGGAKVLTAYQRSLGIGTEATRFSEDVLTNFGNMSSPTVLFVLEKSMEKAWEPGDRGLVAALGPGFSSELLLLEAK is encoded by the coding sequence ATGCCCCGTATTGAAGCAGTGGCTACAGCAGTACCTTCCCACGAGATTACACAAGAAGATTCCATGAGGCTGGCACGCCTATTTTTTCAAGATGCTTTTCCTGACATAGACCGGTTGTTACACGTATTTGCACACAGTCACATTCAGAAGCGACATTTCAGTATGCCAATGGATTGGTTTTTGGAGGATCGTCCGTTTGCAGAGAAAAATCAATTGTATATCGAACATGCGGAAGCCTTGGCAGAGGAAGCAGCCCGAAAGTGTTTGATGAAGGCTGGTGTCGAGCCGTCATCTATCGATTGTCTGATGTTTGTATCAAGCACCGGCATTGCGACCCCGAGCCTTGATTCCCGCTTGATACACCGTTTAGGACTCCGTTCGCAAGCAACCCGTGTCCCGTTGTGGGGCCTGGGCTGTGCCGGGGGAGCCATGGGCTTGTCGCGTGCATGTGAGTACACCCAGGCTTATCCGACGCGGCGCGTATTGCTTGTAAGCGTAGAACTGTGTGGCTTGACCTTCATCCGACAAGATTTGTCCAAAAGCAATTTGGTCGCAACGTGCCTCTTTGGAGATGGAGCTGCAGCCGTATTAATAGAAGGAGATCAAGTCTTGTCCTCTTCGGACATACCTAAGGTTCAATTTTGCGATGCACGTACGACAACTTGGCCGGACACTGTAGATGTCATGGGATGGGAATTGACCGATCCGGGGCTAAAAGTCATTTTCTCCCGCGACATCCCTACTCTCATTCGTTCTTCGATGCGAGAAAACGTCGAGAGCTTTTTGTCACCGCATGGGGTGTCTATTGATCATCTGCGTCATTTCATTTTCCATCCAGGGGGAGCCAAGGTATTAACGGCTTACCAGCGGTCTTTGGGCATTGGCACAGAAGCCACTCGTTTTTCTGAAGATGTCCTAACCAATTTTGGAAACATGTCCTCCCCTACGGTTCTGTTCGTCTTGGAAAAAAGCATGGAGAAGGCGTGGGAGCCAGGAGATCGCGGTTTGGTCGCTGCGCTTGGACCTGGATTTAGCTCGGAGCTCTTACTTCTGGAGGCGAAATAG
- a CDS encoding GGDEF domain-containing protein produces the protein MGSRWISLGVSCVIISVWLIGYGLPTDESMIVFLLLVAVIQTLAAYQIGKYVDQLRQMAYHDSLTGVLVNRRFLDKLVEEVELAKSNHQSVTLLFIDLDNFKIFNDSYGHLEGDRLLCQFARLLQASVRKQDTVGRWGGEEFVVLLTQTDTRRGLQIGERIQNQVRHALSGVTVSIGVASYPHHASTAEELAKKADMLMYEAKKRKDCMMVASNEKINIGKTNTRHLS, from the coding sequence TTGGGCTCACGCTGGATTAGCTTGGGTGTGTCCTGTGTGATCATCTCGGTTTGGCTGATCGGATACGGATTGCCGACGGATGAGAGTATGATTGTCTTTCTTTTACTTGTGGCTGTCATTCAGACGCTTGCTGCCTATCAAATAGGGAAGTATGTAGATCAGTTGCGGCAGATGGCTTATCACGATTCGCTTACAGGCGTTCTCGTCAATCGCAGATTTCTGGACAAGTTAGTCGAAGAAGTAGAGTTGGCAAAAAGCAATCATCAATCTGTTACTTTATTGTTTATTGATTTGGATAATTTCAAAATATTCAATGATTCATATGGTCATTTGGAAGGAGACCGACTCCTTTGCCAATTTGCAAGACTTTTGCAAGCAAGTGTACGTAAACAAGATACGGTTGGAAGATGGGGTGGGGAAGAATTCGTCGTTTTGTTAACGCAAACAGACACAAGAAGAGGACTGCAAATCGGGGAACGAATTCAAAATCAAGTGAGACATGCTCTTTCAGGTGTCACGGTCAGTATCGGAGTAGCCTCGTATCCACACCATGCTTCAACAGCGGAAGAGTTAGCGAAAAAAGCAGATATGCTTATGTATGAAGCGAAAAAAAGGAAAGATTGCATGATGGTCGCTTCGAATGAAAAGATAAATATTGGCAAGACTAACACTCGTCATCTCTCTTGA
- a CDS encoding DUF47 domain-containing protein codes for MLKSNKYIFFDLFEQQIATVHKGTHLFYEMIGNYQDLETKVKAIKAVEKEGDEIVRRIMNELNSTFITPLEREDIHQLAHTMDSMIDYIDGVADRMYLYQVTQPDPRVLAQANILVKCSAKLIELIRTLRKLDHKVVTQIAGEIKDLEHESDSNYRKMVSDLLNSPDTNPMEAIKLKEIYDKLEDCADFAEDVSNLVEGIVLKNA; via the coding sequence ATGTTGAAATCAAACAAGTATATCTTCTTTGATCTGTTCGAGCAGCAGATTGCCACTGTGCACAAAGGAACGCATCTTTTCTATGAAATGATAGGAAACTATCAAGATCTAGAAACAAAGGTTAAGGCAATCAAGGCTGTCGAGAAAGAAGGAGACGAAATCGTTCGTCGCATTATGAACGAGTTGAACTCTACTTTTATCACTCCGCTTGAGCGTGAAGACATTCACCAACTCGCTCATACGATGGACTCGATGATCGACTACATTGACGGTGTCGCTGATCGTATGTATTTGTATCAAGTGACTCAACCAGATCCGCGTGTACTGGCACAAGCCAATATTTTGGTGAAATGCTCGGCTAAGCTGATCGAGCTGATTCGCACACTGCGCAAGCTGGATCATAAAGTCGTTACACAAATCGCTGGGGAAATCAAAGATTTGGAGCATGAATCTGACTCCAACTACCGCAAAATGGTATCTGATTTGTTGAATTCTCCTGATACCAACCCAATGGAAGCGATCAAACTCAAAGAGATTTACGATAAGCTCGAAGACTGTGCTGACTTCGCTGAGGACGTCTCCAACCTGGTAGAAGGGATCGTGTTAAAGAATGCCTGA
- a CDS encoding inorganic phosphate transporter, whose translation MPDLSPEVIILVLVVIMALAFDFINGFHDTANAIATSVSTRALSPKTAIIIASLCNLIGALSYTGVAKTIGGGITDPFKLENGLVVVLAALTSAILWNLITWWFGIPSSSSHAIIGGVAGAAFGAAGSGAINWSGFISIIQALIVSPLVAFAVGFVVIKLVSWLVRNSAYHKTNRGFRSMQVVSAAWQAFSHGANDAQKTMGVITLALISGGFLIQEPGEFTIPLWVKLSAAIAMALGTAFGGWRIIKTLGGKIMKIKPISGFSADLSSALIITIFTALKLPVSTTHVITSAILGVGASQKLNAVKWGVAGRILVTWVITLPITGLLAAACYVVFDVFL comes from the coding sequence ATGCCTGATCTTTCGCCAGAGGTGATTATTCTCGTACTCGTCGTCATCATGGCGCTAGCTTTTGACTTTATCAATGGTTTTCACGATACGGCGAACGCGATTGCGACCTCTGTTTCGACGCGTGCATTAAGTCCGAAAACCGCGATTATTATTGCATCCTTGTGTAACTTGATTGGTGCACTCTCGTATACAGGTGTAGCGAAGACAATCGGGGGAGGCATTACCGATCCATTCAAGCTGGAAAATGGATTGGTCGTCGTTTTGGCTGCATTGACATCTGCGATTTTATGGAACCTAATCACCTGGTGGTTCGGAATTCCTAGTTCGTCCTCGCACGCGATTATCGGCGGCGTCGCAGGTGCTGCTTTTGGTGCCGCAGGAAGTGGTGCCATTAACTGGTCAGGATTCATTAGCATTATCCAAGCGTTGATCGTATCACCGCTTGTTGCCTTTGCTGTTGGTTTTGTCGTGATCAAGCTTGTGTCTTGGCTTGTTCGTAACTCAGCGTACCACAAAACCAATCGAGGCTTCCGTTCGATGCAAGTTGTATCAGCGGCTTGGCAGGCCTTCAGCCATGGAGCCAACGATGCGCAAAAAACAATGGGCGTAATCACCCTTGCTCTGATTTCTGGAGGATTCTTGATACAAGAACCGGGCGAATTCACCATTCCACTGTGGGTAAAACTTTCAGCTGCTATTGCAATGGCTTTAGGTACAGCCTTTGGTGGATGGCGTATCATCAAGACCTTGGGTGGTAAGATTATGAAAATCAAGCCAATTTCCGGTTTCTCAGCAGACCTGTCTTCTGCCTTGATTATCACAATCTTTACAGCTTTGAAACTGCCGGTGAGCACAACGCATGTGATCACATCCGCCATTTTGGGGGTTGGGGCATCGCAAAAGCTGAACGCAGTAAAATGGGGCGTGGCTGGCCGAATTTTGGTCACTTGGGTCATTACCCTTCCGATTACCGGACTTTTGGCTGCTGCATGCTACGTCGTGTTTGACGTATTCCTGTAG
- the lgt gene encoding prolipoprotein diacylglyceryl transferase, which translates to MIDPIAIAIGPLKIHWYGIIMGLAFFLGTYLARYNSKRSSIDPDHVLNMVVLIIPAAIVCARLYYVTFEWEQYKDNPLDIFAVWQGGLAIHGGLIGGVLAGSWYIRKHNLPFLRLADIFMPSVILGQAIGRWGNFINQEAHGDVVSAEFMEKFPAFIREQMFIGGQYYHPTFLYESIWNLVVFGILMLMLYRFKKFDGQILFSYMILYSIGRFFIEGMRTDSLLIADTLRVAQLVSLCLIAAGVILMLVFARKSKQARHSQNSIE; encoded by the coding sequence ATGATTGATCCGATCGCAATTGCAATCGGCCCCTTAAAGATTCACTGGTATGGCATTATTATGGGGCTGGCGTTTTTCTTGGGTACTTATCTCGCGCGCTACAATTCCAAACGTTCTAGCATTGATCCTGATCACGTCTTGAACATGGTGGTTCTGATCATTCCTGCAGCCATCGTTTGTGCAAGATTGTATTATGTTACGTTTGAATGGGAGCAGTACAAAGACAATCCACTGGACATCTTCGCAGTATGGCAAGGCGGCTTGGCTATTCACGGTGGATTAATCGGTGGTGTTCTGGCAGGAAGCTGGTATATTCGAAAACATAATCTGCCGTTCCTTCGTTTGGCTGACATTTTTATGCCGAGTGTTATTTTGGGTCAAGCCATCGGACGGTGGGGTAACTTTATCAACCAGGAAGCACATGGTGATGTTGTTTCTGCCGAATTCATGGAAAAGTTCCCCGCATTCATCCGCGAGCAAATGTTTATCGGCGGACAATATTACCATCCTACATTCTTGTATGAATCGATATGGAACCTTGTCGTTTTCGGCATTCTCATGCTCATGCTGTACCGATTCAAAAAATTCGATGGACAGATATTGTTCAGCTACATGATCCTGTATTCGATTGGACGCTTCTTCATTGAGGGCATGCGTACAGACAGTTTGTTGATAGCCGATACTCTGCGTGTCGCTCAATTAGTCAGTCTGTGCTTAATTGCTGCCGGTGTCATCTTGATGCTCGTGTTTGCACGCAAAAGCAAGCAGGCAAGACATTCCCAAAACTCGATCGAATAA
- the ligD gene encoding non-homologous end-joining DNA ligase, with amino-acid sequence MRPATKEYELTIDNHTLSITNPDKPLWPQAKVTKLDYLRYLLIVAAPLLRYSKDRLLTVIRYPHGIGDKHFYQKNAPDYAPDWIQTHTWENVRYVLCNDRATLVWMANQAALEWHVSFHLAKDETPTELVFDLDPSTDDFAVVIESALLLKQLLDELQLPSWVKTSGSSGLQVYVPIELRYTFEQTRQVGHFIASYLVSKHPSLLTIERLVKNRGDKLYIDYLQHWRGKTLPAPYSTRAKEQATVSTPLLWEEVPHCHPTDFTVYTVPERLQTFGDLFSSISAPTKRASLDAILGFLQSQ; translated from the coding sequence TTGCGTCCTGCAACAAAAGAGTACGAGCTGACGATCGATAATCACACATTGTCCATTACAAATCCTGACAAGCCTCTATGGCCACAAGCCAAGGTAACCAAGCTAGATTACTTGCGCTACTTGCTGATTGTCGCAGCCCCACTCCTACGGTATAGCAAGGATCGGCTCTTAACCGTCATTCGCTACCCTCACGGAATCGGTGACAAGCACTTCTATCAAAAAAACGCTCCTGACTATGCGCCCGACTGGATACAAACGCATACATGGGAAAATGTTCGATACGTACTGTGCAATGACCGGGCGACACTCGTGTGGATGGCGAATCAAGCAGCATTGGAGTGGCACGTCTCCTTTCACCTCGCCAAGGATGAGACTCCGACAGAGCTCGTTTTTGATCTCGACCCTTCCACAGATGATTTTGCTGTTGTGATAGAGTCTGCCCTCTTGTTGAAACAGCTGCTCGATGAATTACAGCTCCCTTCATGGGTCAAGACATCTGGTTCCAGCGGCTTGCAAGTATACGTCCCGATCGAACTTCGCTATACGTTTGAACAGACGCGCCAGGTCGGACATTTTATCGCATCCTATTTGGTCAGCAAGCATCCCTCGCTATTAACCATTGAGCGCTTAGTGAAGAATCGGGGTGATAAGCTGTACATTGACTATTTGCAACACTGGCGGGGAAAGACACTGCCAGCCCCTTATTCAACCCGTGCAAAAGAACAGGCAACCGTATCAACGCCACTCCTGTGGGAAGAGGTTCCCCATTGTCATCCCACAGACTTCACTGTTTATACGGTGCCCGAACGGCTGCAAACATTCGGAGATTTATTCTCATCTATATCTGCTCCGACGAAACGAGCCTCCCTTGATGCCATCCTCGGCTTTTTGCAGTCCCAATAA
- a CDS encoding spore germination protein: MKELIETMNSCSLIELEGIPISPRLGENIDLLKKMFADCSDFVIREFRQKNSVRAIAVFVDGLIDTKEVNSALKSLMVLEDGDEDIKVIEEALLPVSQMGRVDDYKKLLQAVLSGDTGILVEGNTEALTLGIRGAEKRSVNEPEGEAVVRGPREGFIENIRTNTSMLRRKLRTPRLKMKSLVVGRETNTNLVVAFLDGIADPEIVQEVTGRISKINMDAVLESGYIEEMIQDNTYSPFPQVMYSERPDTVAAALLEGRVAIFVDGTPMVLIAPVTFWMMMQASEDYYERFQMATLVRLLRYIFLIISLITPALYVAITTYHQQMLPTTLLLSIAAARESIPFPAIVEALIMEISFEALREAGIRLPKTVGQAVSILGALVVGQAAVQAGIVSAPMVIVVSLTGIASFTIPHFNASISLRMLRFPIMIAASILGIYGMLVVLLLILGHMANLRSFGVPYLSPLAPMSIGDLRDVLMRAPWSMMEKRPSFLGGQNARRMNDGYANSIQHRGGQSGVTGNRHSNEEGQS; encoded by the coding sequence ATGAAAGAACTGATTGAGACAATGAATTCCTGCAGCTTGATTGAGCTGGAGGGTATACCGATTTCGCCTCGATTGGGAGAGAACATTGATCTGTTGAAAAAAATGTTCGCTGATTGCTCCGATTTTGTCATACGAGAATTCCGTCAAAAAAACAGTGTTCGTGCGATAGCTGTTTTCGTAGATGGGCTGATTGATACCAAAGAGGTCAATTCTGCACTGAAATCGTTAATGGTGCTGGAAGACGGCGATGAAGATATAAAGGTGATAGAAGAGGCACTATTGCCCGTTTCTCAGATGGGAAGAGTAGATGATTATAAAAAGCTGCTACAGGCTGTGCTTTCAGGTGATACGGGCATTCTCGTAGAGGGAAATACAGAAGCACTGACGCTCGGCATTCGTGGAGCAGAAAAACGCTCCGTCAACGAACCAGAAGGAGAAGCGGTCGTACGGGGGCCACGTGAGGGTTTTATCGAAAATATTCGCACGAACACGTCGATGCTGCGGCGCAAATTGCGAACACCTCGATTGAAAATGAAGTCCTTGGTTGTTGGACGTGAGACGAACACCAATCTGGTGGTTGCCTTTCTTGATGGGATTGCTGATCCAGAGATCGTACAGGAGGTCACTGGTCGAATCAGCAAGATCAATATGGATGCTGTGCTGGAAAGCGGATATATCGAAGAAATGATCCAGGACAACACGTACTCGCCTTTCCCTCAGGTCATGTATTCAGAGCGCCCGGATACGGTTGCAGCGGCATTGTTGGAGGGGCGTGTCGCGATATTTGTGGATGGGACACCGATGGTTTTGATAGCGCCCGTTACGTTTTGGATGATGATGCAGGCAAGCGAGGATTATTACGAACGGTTTCAAATGGCCACCCTTGTTCGGCTGCTGCGCTACATATTCCTCATCATTTCGCTCATTACCCCTGCCTTGTATGTGGCTATTACAACGTATCACCAACAAATGCTGCCAACGACGCTCCTTTTGAGTATTGCGGCTGCTCGCGAGTCCATTCCTTTTCCTGCTATTGTGGAGGCTCTTATCATGGAAATTTCCTTTGAAGCCTTGCGAGAAGCGGGGATTCGTCTTCCGAAAACGGTGGGGCAAGCCGTCAGTATTTTAGGCGCACTGGTCGTTGGTCAGGCAGCCGTGCAGGCAGGGATTGTTTCTGCCCCCATGGTTATCGTCGTATCCTTGACAGGGATTGCCTCGTTTACCATCCCGCATTTTAATGCATCGATTTCACTGCGAATGCTGCGCTTTCCGATTATGATTGCGGCTTCGATCCTTGGCATCTATGGGATGCTGGTAGTGTTACTGCTAATCCTCGGTCATATGGCCAACCTGCGCTCTTTTGGTGTGCCTTATTTATCACCATTAGCACCAATGTCGATCGGCGATCTCAGAGACGTACTGATGAGGGCTCCATGGTCGATGATGGAAAAACGCCCCAGCTTTTTAGGGGGGCAAAATGCAAGGCGCATGAACGATGGTTATGCAAATTCAATTCAGCATAGAGGAGGGCAATCAGGAGTGACAGGCAACCGTCATTCGAACGAGGAGGGGCAATCGTGA